From Desulfovibrio inopinatus DSM 10711:
CACCACGTGGAACACGAGGTATCCAGGGCCAATTCTGCGACCAGATGGAAATATCGTCGGTGGATTTCCACACCATCGGCGTCACGAGAGTGCCGAGAGCGCCACCCGCAATAAGTCCAATTACTCCTCTGCGATCAATTCCCATTTTATACCACCCTCTTATTTATGGCACACGTAACACGCGTTGCTGGCGCCCATCTCTGCATGACAGCGTTCGCATTGCCACATTTTCATGGTCTGCTTGCTGTAGCCGCTGATCCGGTTTTCCTTGTATGCCGGGAGTTCCGTCATAGTAGCGACATCGGGATGGCAGGTCGTGCACTCGAAGTTCTGGTGAACAGAGTGGGTGAAATAGACATTGTCGGGCTGTTTTTGATACGTGAGCCAGGGAATCTCGGCGTTCTTTTCACCGTACTCCGTGACAAATTTGTCAATTTCCTTTTCAGCGGCGGTTTCACCACCAGTCGTGTCGGCGTGACATGCGTAGCAAGATTCGGTGGAGGGAAATCCTACATACTGACCGTTTTCAAGAAAATAATGGCACTCGGTACAGTCCATGCCCTGTTCTGTATGTACCGTGTGGCTAAATTGAATCGGTTGCGTTTTCGAGCTGAAAAGCAGTTGGGGGAAAACCCACCAACCAACTATCAACGCGCCGACGAAACCGAGGATGAAGAGCGGAATAAATCCGCCACTACCTGACGTGGAAGTTTTCTTTTCCTCCATACCTCGCCCCATGCTAAGAGTTTATAGCTCATTGGCTCCCAAAAATGACTCTTGCCTTTCTATGCAAGAGCTCTCAAAGGTGTCAAGATCAAATGAAAAATTTCACGAGTTTAAGTCACACACGTCATACCTGACAGGTGTGAAATACAGCGCATTTTCATTTGCCAATTTGAGGGCTCTGTCATGCGTTCCGAACAGCCTTATTTCTTGATACGCCCGTAGACGTCATCAAATCGAACGATATCGTCTTCCTCAAGGTATGGACCTGTTTGAATCTCAATGATCTCAACTGGAACTTTGCCCGGATTGGACAGTCGATGTGTTGCAGTTTTGGGAATATCGACGGATTGATTTTCACTTAGCAATCGCTCTTCGTCATTAATTTCGACGAGAGCGGTTCCAGAAATCACCACCCAGTGTTCGCTTCGGTGATGGTGCATTTGCTTACTGAGCTTGCCCCCAGATGGTACAGTAATGCGTTTTATCTTAAAATTTTCGCCATCTTCGAGAACGGTATAACTTCCCCACGGCCGTTTTACCGTGACGTGCGCTTCAATAAGCTTGCTGCCTTCTCCCTTGAGGTCATTGACGACATCTTTGACCTGTTGAACGTGATCCATGCCACATGCCAAGGTCGCGTCCCGTGTCTGAATAATAATAGTGTCGTCAAGGCCAATGGCCGCCAACTTTCCTCCGCGAGAAATGAACAAGCTGTTGTTACAATTTTTCGCGAGAACGTCCCCTTGAATAACACAACCGGAGGAGTCTTTTTCTCCAATGCGGTACACCGCTTCCCAATTTCCGAGGTCATCCCAATCGAATTCTGCTTGCACCATGGCAAGCTTATCGATTTTTTCTATAACGCCATAGTCAACGGAAATATCAGACAATCGATTATACCCATCTTCAAGTGGCGTATTGCTCCGCTCACCCCACCATTGCCACAACTCAGGTTGATGTTTTTGGACGGCATCTAGAAACATTTGGGCGCTGAATACAAACATCCCGCTGTTCCAAAAATGCTTGTTATCGGCCACAAGCTTTTTCGCTGTTTCCAAATCCGGCTTTTCTTTGAAACCCAACACCGAGCACTGATTTTCACCCAGTTGTTCACCGCAATGGATATACCCGTATCCCGTTTCGGGTTTATCGGGGGCAACTCCAAACGTTACAAGATATCCTTGTTGCGCCAAAGGAATGGCTCTCTCCATACTTGCTGCCCAGCCCTGTGCATTCCTCACAAGGTGGTCGGCAGGATACACAGCAACAATAGCATCTGGATCTTTATCGACAATTTTGGAAAGACCCAACATAATTGCTGGCAATGTATTGCGCCCCAGAGGCTCCGCTATCGCGTTGTTCTCGAGTCCAGGATCAATAGTTCTGAGCTGACTCCGCACCTCAAAGATATGTTCTTCGTTGGTAATGACATACGTATTTTCCGAAGGAAATACTGCCTGTAGCCGTGTCATTGTGTCCTGAAGAAGAGA
This genomic window contains:
- the qrcA gene encoding menaquinone reductase multiheme cytochrome c subunit QrcA → MEEKKTSTSGSGGFIPLFILGFVGALIVGWWVFPQLLFSSKTQPIQFSHTVHTEQGMDCTECHYFLENGQYVGFPSTESCYACHADTTGGETAAEKEIDKFVTEYGEKNAEIPWLTYQKQPDNVYFTHSVHQNFECTTCHPDVATMTELPAYKENRISGYSKQTMKMWQCERCHAEMGASNACYVCHK
- a CDS encoding mannose-1-phosphate guanylyltransferase/mannose-6-phosphate isomerase, with protein sequence MTSLSTSETSSLSNVYAIVLAGGSGTRLWPLSRTLLPKQLMHLNGSLSLLQDTMTRLQAVFPSENTYVITNEEHIFEVRSQLRTIDPGLENNAIAEPLGRNTLPAIMLGLSKIVDKDPDAIVAVYPADHLVRNAQGWAASMERAIPLAQQGYLVTFGVAPDKPETGYGYIHCGEQLGENQCSVLGFKEKPDLETAKKLVADNKHFWNSGMFVFSAQMFLDAVQKHQPELWQWWGERSNTPLEDGYNRLSDISVDYGVIEKIDKLAMVQAEFDWDDLGNWEAVYRIGEKDSSGCVIQGDVLAKNCNNSLFISRGGKLAAIGLDDTIIIQTRDATLACGMDHVQQVKDVVNDLKGEGSKLIEAHVTVKRPWGSYTVLEDGENFKIKRITVPSGGKLSKQMHHHRSEHWVVISGTALVEINDEERLLSENQSVDIPKTATHRLSNPGKVPVEIIEIQTGPYLEEDDIVRFDDVYGRIKK